A stretch of the Streptomyces sp. NBC_00078 genome encodes the following:
- the miaA gene encoding tRNA (adenosine(37)-N6)-dimethylallyltransferase MiaA, whose protein sequence is MSTAPPAPRVIAVVGPTAAGKSDLGVFLARQLGGEVVNADSMQLYQGMDIGTAKLTPEERGGIPHHLLDIWDVTVTASVAEYQRLARARIDALLAEGRWPILVGGSGLYVRGAVDNLEFPGTDPEVRARLEEELTLRGSGALHARLAAADPGAAQAILPSNGRRIVRALEVIEITGQPFTANLPGHDSVYDTVQIGVDVARPELDERIARRVDRMWDAGLVDEVRALEAQGLREGRTAARALGYQQVLAALAGECTEDEARTETVRATKRFARRQDSWFRRDPRVHWLSGAAADLTELPHLALALVERPVTA, encoded by the coding sequence GTGAGCACCGCACCCCCCGCCCCCCGAGTCATCGCCGTCGTCGGACCGACCGCGGCAGGAAAGTCCGATCTGGGCGTTTTTCTCGCCCGGCAGCTCGGAGGCGAGGTCGTCAACGCCGACTCCATGCAGCTCTACCAAGGGATGGACATCGGAACCGCCAAGCTGACGCCCGAGGAGCGCGGCGGCATTCCGCACCACCTCCTGGACATCTGGGACGTGACGGTCACGGCGTCCGTCGCCGAGTACCAGAGGCTGGCCCGCGCGCGGATCGACGCCCTGCTCGCCGAGGGCCGCTGGCCGATCCTGGTCGGCGGCTCCGGCCTGTACGTCCGCGGGGCCGTCGACAACCTCGAGTTCCCCGGTACCGACCCCGAGGTCAGGGCCCGCCTTGAGGAGGAGCTCACGCTGCGCGGCTCCGGGGCGCTGCATGCCCGTCTCGCCGCCGCCGACCCCGGGGCGGCGCAGGCGATCCTGCCCAGCAACGGCCGCCGTATCGTCCGGGCCCTCGAAGTGATCGAGATCACCGGGCAGCCCTTCACCGCCAACCTCCCCGGACATGACTCGGTCTATGACACGGTCCAGATCGGCGTCGACGTGGCCCGCCCCGAGCTCGACGAGCGCATCGCCCGCCGGGTCGACCGGATGTGGGACGCGGGGCTCGTGGACGAGGTGCGCGCGCTGGAGGCGCAGGGCCTGCGCGAGGGGCGTACAGCCGCCCGCGCGCTCGGCTACCAGCAGGTGCTCGCGGCGCTCGCCGGGGAATGCACCGAGGACGAGGCGCGGACCGAAACCGTGCGCGCCACCAAACGCTTCGCGCGCCGCCAGGATTCGTGGTTCAGGCGCGATCCGCGGGTGCACTGGCTCAGTGGGGCTGCGGCGGATCTCACAGAACTTCCGCACCTCGCGCTGGCGTTGGTCGAACGACCGGTCACAGCCTGA
- a CDS encoding antitoxin codes for MGLLNSLKAKLNPAKDKVSGLAQQHGDKVTHGLDKAAKAVDEKTKGKYSDRIRTGTGKAKGAMDRLAHKDDTGTGGGTSAPPDSPPPAS; via the coding sequence ATGGGTCTCCTGAACAGTTTGAAGGCCAAGCTCAACCCGGCCAAGGACAAGGTCTCCGGCCTCGCGCAGCAGCACGGGGACAAGGTCACGCACGGTCTCGACAAGGCCGCGAAGGCGGTCGACGAGAAGACCAAGGGCAAGTACAGCGACAGGATCCGGACCGGGACCGGCAAGGCCAAGGGCGCCATGGACCGACTCGCGCACAAGGACGACACGGGGACGGGGGGCGGCACGAGCGCGCCGCCGGACTCCCCACCGCCGGCTTCCTGA
- a CDS encoding serine protease: MRSIRPLITVRRGRGARGKVSPVLAAVALASALALTATACNSGDTKADGQASASASATDGASSGDGKIKIPDDLRNKLKEHGIDIDKWKHGAWKNWDKDDWLREADDFVNPIIKGLWNPKRMRDADDPDKGVDDNDLSGDQGVTDPTPAPVDAKAVAPTYHANAATAGKVFFDSPEGTMVCSATVVEDPAHPGKSNLVWTAGHCVHAGKKGGWFRNIAFVPSYNDSGKTAGQLQNATKEEAAPYGVWWGDWAQTSAQWIEQGGETGGNGASYDYSVIHVTPEKGGNGKSLEETVGAALPVDFNAPAVPKVAGITATGYPAAAPFDGQKLYQCTDKPGRLSINASDPTMYRIGCTMTGGSSGGGWVAAGSDGKPALVSNTSIGPVSSGWLAGPRLGAVAKGVYDSVSKKFAGR, from the coding sequence ATGCGATCCATACGGCCGTTGATCACCGTTCGCCGGGGAAGGGGTGCCCGCGGCAAAGTCTCCCCCGTTCTCGCCGCCGTTGCCCTCGCGTCGGCGCTGGCGCTCACCGCCACCGCCTGCAACTCGGGCGACACCAAGGCCGACGGCCAGGCGTCAGCCTCCGCCTCCGCCACCGACGGGGCGAGTTCCGGCGACGGCAAGATCAAGATCCCGGACGACCTCAGGAACAAGCTCAAAGAGCACGGGATCGACATCGACAAGTGGAAGCACGGGGCCTGGAAGAACTGGGACAAGGACGACTGGCTGCGCGAGGCCGACGACTTCGTCAACCCGATCATCAAGGGCCTGTGGAACCCGAAGCGGATGCGGGACGCCGACGACCCGGACAAGGGCGTCGACGACAACGACCTCTCCGGTGACCAGGGCGTGACCGACCCGACGCCGGCGCCGGTGGACGCGAAGGCCGTGGCGCCTACGTATCACGCCAACGCGGCGACCGCCGGCAAGGTCTTCTTCGACTCCCCCGAAGGCACGATGGTCTGCTCTGCGACGGTCGTGGAGGACCCGGCCCACCCCGGCAAGTCGAACCTCGTCTGGACAGCGGGCCACTGCGTGCACGCCGGCAAGAAGGGCGGCTGGTTCCGCAACATCGCGTTCGTGCCGTCGTACAACGACTCGGGCAAGACGGCCGGCCAGTTGCAGAACGCCACCAAGGAGGAGGCCGCTCCGTACGGCGTCTGGTGGGGCGACTGGGCGCAGACCTCGGCCCAGTGGATCGAGCAGGGTGGCGAGACGGGCGGCAACGGTGCCTCGTACGACTACTCCGTCATCCATGTGACGCCGGAGAAGGGTGGGAACGGCAAGTCGCTGGAGGAGACGGTCGGTGCGGCGCTGCCTGTCGACTTCAACGCCCCGGCCGTGCCGAAGGTCGCCGGGATCACCGCGACCGGTTATCCGGCCGCCGCGCCGTTCGACGGCCAGAAGCTGTACCAGTGCACCGACAAGCCGGGCAGGCTGTCGATCAACGCCTCGGATCCGACGATGTACCGCATCGGCTGCACCATGACCGGTGGTTCGTCCGGCGGCGGCTGGGTGGCGGCCGGATCGGACGGCAAGCCGGCGCTCGTGTCCAACACCTCGATCGGCCCGGTGAGTTCGGGCTGGCTGGCAGGCCCGCGCCTGGGTGCCGTGGCCAAGGGCGTGTACGACTCGGTGAGCAAGAAGTTCGCGGGCCGGTGA
- a CDS encoding serine protease, whose product MRSTRTPASSRRGRRTALVATGLAAALALTATACNSGDDKASNKPDAASSQASATGDGKIKVPADIASKLKDHGIDVDQWAKGGWKNWDKDKWLSEAKDFVNPVIKGLWKPERMKSAKEANKTVSTKDAAADQGVSDPDPARVEATAEKTPYHQHAAPVGKVFFDSPEGSMVCSGTVIKDVNHPGRSNLVWTAGHCVHAGENGGWYRNITFVPAYNDLGKSESELSSADSSQIAPYGQWWADWASTSNQWIKGGSETGGAGAAYDYSILHVKPEQGSKSLEETVGAALDVDFSAPSATEVSQMGAWGYPQAPPYSGLKMFKCIDRPGRLSLSTSLPTMYRIGCSMTGGSSGGGWFRVVNGKTELVSNTSIGPSDDTWLAGPQLGRNAEALYQNMSRTYGGQ is encoded by the coding sequence ATGCGTTCCACACGTACGCCCGCCTCGTCACGGCGCGGGCGGCGCACCGCGCTCGTCGCCACCGGCCTCGCCGCCGCCCTGGCGCTGACCGCCACCGCCTGCAACTCGGGCGACGACAAGGCGAGCAACAAGCCCGACGCCGCCTCGTCCCAGGCGTCCGCCACCGGCGACGGCAAGATCAAGGTCCCGGCCGACATCGCGAGCAAGCTCAAGGACCACGGCATCGACGTCGACCAGTGGGCCAAGGGCGGCTGGAAGAACTGGGACAAGGACAAGTGGCTCAGTGAAGCCAAGGACTTCGTCAACCCGGTGATCAAGGGCCTGTGGAAGCCGGAGCGGATGAAGTCCGCGAAGGAGGCCAACAAGACGGTCTCGACGAAGGACGCGGCCGCCGACCAGGGCGTGAGCGACCCGGATCCGGCCCGGGTCGAGGCAACGGCGGAGAAGACGCCGTACCACCAGCACGCCGCTCCGGTCGGCAAGGTCTTCTTCGACTCCCCCGAGGGCTCGATGGTCTGCTCGGGCACGGTCATCAAGGACGTGAACCACCCGGGCAGGTCGAACCTCGTGTGGACGGCCGGCCACTGCGTGCACGCCGGCGAGAACGGCGGCTGGTACCGCAACATCACCTTCGTGCCGGCCTACAACGACCTCGGCAAGTCGGAGTCCGAGCTGAGCAGCGCCGACAGCTCGCAGATCGCTCCGTACGGCCAGTGGTGGGCGGACTGGGCCTCGACCTCCAACCAATGGATCAAGGGCGGCTCGGAGACGGGCGGCGCGGGTGCCGCGTACGACTACTCGATCCTGCACGTGAAGCCGGAGCAGGGCTCCAAGTCGCTGGAGGAGACGGTCGGTGCGGCGCTCGACGTCGACTTCTCGGCGCCGTCCGCGACCGAGGTGAGCCAGATGGGCGCCTGGGGTTACCCGCAGGCTCCGCCGTACAGCGGTCTGAAGATGTTCAAGTGCATCGACAGGCCGGGCCGGCTCTCGCTGAGCACGTCGCTGCCGACGATGTACCGCATCGGCTGCAGCATGACCGGCGGCTCGTCCGGTGGCGGCTGGTTCCGTGTGGTGAACGGCAAGACCGAACTGGTGTCGAACACGTCCATCGGCCCGTCCGACGACACCTGGCTCGCGGGCCCGCAGCTCGGCAGGAACGCCGAAGCGCTCTACCAGAACATGAGCAGGACCTACGGCGGTCAGTGA
- the hflX gene encoding GTPase HflX — translation MTSSSSPSQDQDTERFAHTYPEGLRADALMEEDVAWSHEVDGERDGDQFDRSERAALRRVAGLSTELEDVTEVEYRQLRLERVVLVGVWTTGTAQDSENSLAELAALAETAGALVLDGVIQRRDKPDAATYIGSGKATELRDIVIETGADTVICDGELSPGQLIHLEDVVKVKVIDRTALILDIFAQHAKSREGKAQVALAQMQYMLPRLRGWGQSLSRQMGGGKGGGLATRGPGETKIETDRRRIREKMAKMRREIAEMKTGREIKRQERKRNRVPSVAIAGYTNAGKSSLLNRLTGAGVLVENALFATLDPTVRRAETPSGRLYTLADTVGFVRHLPHHLVEAFRSTMEEVGESDLILHVVDGSHPAPEEQLAAVREVIRDVGASGVPEIVVINKADAADPLTLQRLMRIEKRSIAVSARTGQGIAQLLALIDNELPRPSVEIEALVPYTHGKLVARAHDEGEVLSEEHTPEGTLLKVRVHEELAADLAPYVPAPLA, via the coding sequence ATGACCTCCTCTTCATCCCCTTCCCAGGACCAGGACACTGAGCGCTTCGCGCACACCTACCCCGAAGGTCTTCGGGCCGATGCCCTGATGGAAGAGGACGTCGCCTGGAGCCACGAGGTCGACGGAGAGCGGGACGGCGACCAGTTCGATCGCTCCGAGCGCGCGGCTCTGCGCCGCGTGGCGGGCCTCTCCACCGAACTCGAGGACGTCACCGAGGTCGAGTACCGCCAGCTCCGTCTGGAGCGGGTCGTGCTCGTCGGCGTCTGGACCACGGGGACCGCACAGGACTCGGAGAACTCCCTCGCGGAGCTCGCAGCCCTCGCGGAGACCGCGGGCGCGCTGGTGCTCGACGGCGTGATCCAGCGCCGTGACAAGCCCGACGCGGCCACCTACATCGGTTCCGGCAAGGCCACCGAGCTGCGGGACATCGTCATCGAAACGGGCGCGGACACCGTCATCTGCGACGGTGAGCTCAGCCCGGGTCAGCTGATCCACCTCGAAGACGTCGTCAAGGTCAAGGTCATCGACCGTACGGCCCTGATCCTCGACATCTTCGCCCAGCACGCCAAGTCCCGGGAGGGCAAGGCGCAGGTGGCTCTGGCGCAGATGCAGTACATGCTGCCCAGACTGCGCGGCTGGGGTCAGTCGCTGTCCCGTCAGATGGGCGGCGGCAAGGGCGGCGGCCTCGCCACCCGTGGTCCCGGTGAGACCAAGATCGAGACGGACCGGCGACGGATCCGCGAGAAGATGGCGAAGATGCGCCGGGAGATCGCGGAGATGAAGACCGGCCGCGAGATCAAGCGCCAGGAGCGCAAGCGCAACAGGGTGCCGTCCGTCGCCATCGCGGGCTACACCAACGCCGGCAAGTCCTCGCTGCTCAACCGCCTCACGGGCGCGGGTGTCCTGGTCGAGAACGCCCTGTTCGCGACCCTGGACCCGACCGTCCGCCGGGCGGAGACCCCGAGCGGCCGCCTGTACACGCTGGCGGACACCGTCGGCTTCGTCCGGCACCTGCCGCACCACCTGGTCGAGGCGTTCCGCTCCACCATGGAGGAGGTCGGCGAGTCCGACCTGATCCTGCACGTGGTGGACGGCTCGCACCCGGCCCCGGAGGAGCAGCTGGCCGCTGTGCGCGAGGTGATCAGGGACGTCGGCGCCTCCGGCGTACCCGAGATCGTCGTGATCAACAAGGCGGACGCGGCCGACCCGCTGACGCTCCAGCGGCTGATGCGGATCGAGAAGCGTTCCATCGCGGTCTCGGCCCGCACCGGCCAGGGCATCGCACAACTGCTCGCGCTCATCGACAACGAGCTGCCCAGGCCGTCGGTCGAGATCGAGGCGCTGGTGCCGTACACCCACGGCAAGCTGGTCGCCCGCGCCCACGACGAGGGCGAGGTGCTGTCCGAGGAGCACACCCCGGAGGGCACCCTGCTCAAGGTCCGGGTGCACGAGGAACTGGCGGCCGACCTCGCGCCGTACGTTCCGGCGCCACTCGCCTGA
- a CDS encoding bifunctional (p)ppGpp synthetase/guanosine-3',5'-bis(diphosphate) 3'-pyrophosphohydrolase, with protein sequence MSAEATNPATPGPVTGSAARWRARIDLRRLGRAALLGPATRDRLPSAIGHVVEAHRAHYPGADLDPLRRAYVLAESSHRGQMRKSGEPYITHPLAVTLILAELGAETTTLTASLLHDTVEDTDVTLDQVGEEFGAEVRYLVDGVTKLEKVDYGAAAEPETFRKMLVATGSDVRVMSIKLADRLHNMRTLGVMRPEKQARIAKVTRDVLIPLAERLGVQALKTELEDLVFAILHPEEYEHTRELIVDNASRADDPLAEIADEVRGVLRDADIPAEVLIRPRHFVSVHRVARKRGQLRGADFGRLLVLVNEDADCYGVLGELHTCMTPVVSEFKDFIAVPKFNLYQSLHTAVAHADGQVVEVLIRTHQMHKVAEAGVVALGNPYAAPSEEQSPADGERVDPTRPGWLSRLLDWQEAAPDPDTFWSTLREDLAQDREITVFRPDGGTLGLPEGASCVDAAYAQYGEDAHACIGARVNGRLATLSTVLRDGDTVQLLMGQDPASEPSREWLEHAHTPAARIAIQRWIATHPAHDDVPEGERAEGLERPQENEEGPSAASRPAGPAVEGSPTVEGTNRPTTADITVDQPGATVRLAGCCTPVPPDEVTGFAVRGGVVTVHRVECAAVEHMKSGGRAEVDVRWGDTTECRVTLLAESFNRPHLLADLTEAMALEGAEIVSATVEPPTQQRVRHTYTVQLPDAAQLPALMRAMRNVPGVYDVSRAQTPGV encoded by the coding sequence ATGAGTGCGGAGGCCACGAATCCCGCGACCCCAGGTCCGGTAACAGGCTCGGCGGCGCGCTGGCGAGCGCGGATCGACCTGCGCCGCCTGGGCCGTGCCGCCCTGCTCGGTCCCGCCACCCGTGACCGGCTGCCCAGCGCCATCGGCCATGTAGTCGAAGCCCACCGGGCCCACTATCCCGGCGCCGACCTCGACCCCCTGCGCCGCGCCTATGTGCTCGCCGAGTCCTCGCACCGCGGCCAGATGCGCAAGAGCGGTGAGCCGTACATCACACACCCGCTCGCGGTGACCCTGATCCTCGCCGAACTGGGCGCCGAGACCACGACTTTGACGGCCTCCCTGCTCCACGACACCGTCGAGGACACGGACGTGACGCTCGATCAGGTCGGCGAGGAGTTCGGGGCGGAAGTCCGCTACCTCGTCGACGGCGTCACCAAGTTGGAGAAGGTCGACTACGGCGCCGCCGCCGAGCCCGAGACCTTCCGCAAGATGCTCGTCGCCACCGGCAGCGACGTCCGTGTGATGTCGATCAAACTCGCCGACCGGCTGCACAACATGCGCACCCTCGGTGTGATGCGCCCCGAGAAGCAGGCGCGTATCGCCAAGGTCACCCGCGACGTGCTCATCCCGCTCGCCGAGCGGCTCGGCGTCCAGGCGCTCAAGACCGAACTGGAAGACCTCGTCTTCGCGATCCTGCACCCCGAAGAGTACGAGCACACGCGGGAGTTGATCGTCGACAACGCCTCCCGCGCCGACGACCCGCTCGCCGAGATCGCCGACGAGGTACGAGGCGTCCTGCGCGATGCCGACATCCCGGCCGAAGTCCTCATCCGGCCGCGGCACTTCGTCTCCGTCCACCGTGTCGCCCGCAAGCGCGGCCAGCTGCGCGGCGCCGACTTCGGCCGCCTGCTGGTGCTGGTGAACGAGGACGCGGACTGTTACGGCGTACTCGGCGAACTCCACACCTGTATGACGCCCGTCGTCTCGGAGTTCAAGGACTTCATCGCCGTTCCCAAGTTCAACCTGTACCAGTCCCTGCACACGGCGGTCGCCCACGCGGACGGCCAGGTCGTCGAAGTCCTCATCCGCACCCACCAGATGCACAAGGTCGCCGAAGCCGGCGTCGTCGCGCTGGGCAATCCGTACGCTGCCCCTTCGGAGGAGCAGTCCCCGGCCGACGGCGAGCGCGTCGACCCCACCCGCCCCGGCTGGCTCTCCCGCCTCCTCGACTGGCAGGAGGCCGCACCCGATCCCGACACCTTCTGGTCCACCCTCCGCGAGGATCTCGCCCAGGACCGTGAGATCACCGTCTTCCGTCCCGACGGTGGCACGCTCGGCCTGCCCGAGGGCGCCAGCTGCGTCGATGCCGCGTACGCCCAGTACGGCGAGGACGCGCACGCGTGCATCGGTGCCCGCGTCAACGGCCGCCTGGCGACGCTGAGTACGGTGCTGCGGGACGGCGACACCGTCCAGCTCCTGATGGGACAGGACCCGGCCTCCGAGCCCTCCAGGGAGTGGCTGGAGCACGCCCACACGCCGGCCGCCCGGATCGCCATCCAGCGCTGGATCGCGACCCACCCGGCGCACGACGACGTGCCGGAGGGGGAGCGGGCCGAGGGGCTGGAGAGGCCGCAGGAGAACGAGGAGGGGCCCTCGGCCGCTTCCAGGCCCGCCGGGCCCGCCGTCGAGGGGTCGCCCACAGTCGAGGGGACCAACCGTCCGACCACCGCCGACATCACCGTCGACCAGCCCGGTGCGACGGTACGCCTCGCCGGCTGCTGCACGCCGGTACCGCCCGACGAGGTGACCGGATTCGCCGTACGCGGCGGTGTCGTCACCGTCCACCGCGTCGAGTGCGCCGCGGTGGAGCACATGAAGAGCGGGGGGCGTGCGGAGGTCGACGTGCGCTGGGGGGACACCACCGAGTGCCGGGTCACCTTGCTGGCCGAATCGTTCAACCGCCCCCACCTGCTGGCGGATCTGACGGAGGCCATGGCCCTCGAAGGCGCCGAGATCGTCTCCGCGACGGTCGAACCCCCGACCCAGCAGCGCGTCCGCCACACCTATACGGTCCAACTCCCCGACGCTGCCCAGTTGCCCGCACTGATGCGGGCGATGCGGAACGTGCCGGGTGTGTACGACGTGAGCCGGGCGCAGACGCCGGGGGTGTGA
- the dapF gene encoding diaminopimelate epimerase, which produces MSTRIAFLKGHGTENDFVIVPDPENAIDLPPAAVAALCDRRAGMGGDGLLHVVRSAAHPEAQDMAAEAEWFMDYRNGDGSIAEMCGNGVRVFAHYLKRAGHVGEGDLAVATRGGVKSVHIAKDGDITVGMGKARLPEGEVTVSVGERSWPARNVNMGNPHAVAFVDDLAHAGNLFTPPPFSPAAAYPDGVNVEFVVDRGPRHVALRVHERGAGETRSCGTGACAVAVAAARRDGADPAVTGSPATYTVEVPGGTLVITEQPDGEIEMTGPAVIVAEGEIDAQWLETLAR; this is translated from the coding sequence ATGAGCACGCGGATCGCCTTCCTCAAGGGGCACGGCACGGAGAACGACTTCGTGATCGTCCCGGACCCCGAGAACGCCATCGACCTGCCCCCTGCCGCCGTCGCCGCCCTGTGCGACCGCCGGGCGGGCATGGGCGGTGACGGCCTGCTGCACGTGGTGCGGTCCGCCGCGCACCCCGAGGCGCAGGACATGGCGGCCGAGGCCGAGTGGTTCATGGACTACCGCAACGGCGACGGCTCGATCGCCGAGATGTGCGGCAACGGCGTACGGGTCTTCGCGCACTACCTCAAGCGCGCAGGTCACGTCGGCGAGGGTGATCTCGCGGTGGCCACGCGCGGGGGCGTGAAGAGCGTGCACATCGCGAAGGACGGTGACATCACCGTCGGCATGGGCAAGGCACGCCTCCCCGAAGGGGAGGTCACGGTGAGCGTCGGCGAGCGCAGCTGGCCCGCACGGAACGTGAACATGGGAAACCCGCACGCGGTCGCCTTTGTCGACGACCTCGCGCACGCCGGCAACCTGTTCACGCCGCCGCCGTTCAGCCCGGCCGCCGCGTACCCGGACGGGGTGAACGTCGAGTTCGTGGTCGACCGCGGCCCCCGGCACGTCGCCCTGCGCGTGCACGAGCGCGGCGCCGGCGAGACCCGTTCGTGCGGCACGGGCGCGTGCGCCGTGGCCGTGGCCGCCGCCCGCAGGGACGGCGCCGACCCGGCCGTCACCGGGAGCCCGGCGACGTACACCGTCGAGGTGCCCGGCGGGACCCTGGTGATCACCGAGCAGCCCGACGGCGAGATCGAGATGACAGGCCCCGCCGTGATCGTGGCCGAGGGCGAGATCGATGCCCAGTGGCTGGAAACACTCGCCCGTTGA
- a CDS encoding M1 family metallopeptidase, with the protein MPLTLRSQAAHTGDDDTRADTPARLRRQPWNSRRLKATALLASAVSVCLLAASAPPAPLGVGDRLFPNLGNPGYDVASYDLSFTYSGTNSKPLQAVTTINAQVTKDLDHLNLDFAHGKVESVAVDGEPARFAAAGEDLVVTPDAPLPEGSWTRITVRHTSDPVPAKGQDGGWVQTADGLAMANQADAAHLVFPCNDHPSDKALFTIRITAPDGYTAVANGLETDRERVGKATTWTYRTRHPMATELAQVSIGRSTVLRRTGPHDLPVRDVVPTEDRKELEPWLAETPDQIAWMESKVGRYPFETYGILMAEASTGFELETQTLSLFERELFAGHTYPKWYVESIMVHELSHQWFGDSVSPSSWSDLWLNEGHATWYEALYAEEKADRPMEKRMKAAYAASDGWRDAGGPPAEPKAPDPGQKISIFRPNVYDGAALALYALRQEIGHTAFERLERNWVSLHRDGTATTADFERLASQISGRDLSGFFKAWLYGKKTPPMPGHPDWTSTAPDAKAPKDGKAAKAAK; encoded by the coding sequence ATGCCGCTCACCCTCCGTTCCCAGGCCGCACACACCGGCGACGACGACACCCGGGCCGACACTCCGGCCCGCCTCCGCCGTCAGCCCTGGAACTCCCGCCGCCTGAAGGCGACCGCACTGCTCGCCTCCGCCGTCTCCGTCTGCCTCCTCGCCGCGAGTGCGCCCCCCGCCCCCCTGGGCGTCGGCGACCGCCTCTTCCCGAACCTCGGCAACCCCGGATACGACGTGGCGTCGTACGACCTCTCGTTCACCTACTCCGGCACCAACAGCAAGCCCCTCCAAGCGGTCACCACCATCAACGCCCAGGTGACCAAGGACCTCGATCATCTCAACCTCGACTTCGCGCACGGCAAGGTCGAGTCGGTCGCGGTCGACGGTGAGCCGGCCAGGTTCGCCGCCGCCGGTGAGGATCTCGTCGTCACGCCCGACGCACCGCTGCCCGAGGGCAGTTGGACGCGGATCACTGTGCGGCACACCAGCGACCCCGTGCCCGCCAAGGGCCAGGACGGCGGCTGGGTGCAGACCGCCGACGGGCTGGCGATGGCCAACCAGGCCGACGCCGCGCACCTGGTGTTCCCGTGCAACGACCACCCCTCCGACAAGGCACTGTTCACCATCCGGATCACTGCCCCGGACGGCTACACGGCCGTGGCCAACGGTCTGGAGACCGACAGGGAGCGCGTCGGCAAGGCGACCACCTGGACGTACCGGACCCGGCACCCCATGGCCACCGAACTCGCCCAGGTGTCCATCGGCCGCTCCACCGTGCTGCGCCGCACCGGACCGCACGACCTGCCCGTACGCGACGTCGTGCCCACCGAGGATCGCAAAGAGCTCGAACCGTGGCTCGCCGAGACCCCCGACCAGATCGCCTGGATGGAGAGCAAGGTCGGCCGCTACCCCTTCGAGACGTACGGCATTCTCATGGCGGAGGCGTCCACCGGCTTCGAACTCGAGACGCAGACGCTCTCTCTCTTCGAAAGAGAGCTGTTCGCCGGGCACACCTACCCCAAGTGGTACGTCGAGTCGATCATGGTGCACGAGCTGTCCCACCAGTGGTTCGGCGACAGCGTCAGCCCGAGCAGCTGGTCCGACCTGTGGCTCAACGAGGGGCACGCCACCTGGTACGAGGCCCTGTACGCGGAGGAGAAGGCCGACAGGCCCATGGAGAAGCGCATGAAGGCCGCGTACGCCGCCTCCGACGGCTGGCGGGACGCAGGGGGCCCACCGGCCGAGCCCAAGGCGCCCGACCCGGGACAGAAGATCAGCATCTTCCGGCCGAACGTCTATGACGGAGCCGCCCTGGCGCTCTACGCCCTGCGCCAGGAGATCGGCCACACCGCCTTCGAGCGCCTGGAGCGCAACTGGGTGAGCCTGCACCGCGACGGCACGGCCACGACAGCCGACTTCGAACGGCTCGCCTCCCAGATCTCCGGGCGCGACCTGAGCGGCTTCTTCAAGGCTTGGCTGTACGGCAAGAAGACCCCGCCGATGCCCGGCCACCCGGACTGGACGTCGACGGCGCCCGACGCCAAGGCCCCGAAGGACGGCAAGGCGGCCAAGGCCGCGAAATAA